A single Camelus bactrianus isolate YW-2024 breed Bactrian camel chromosome 1, ASM4877302v1, whole genome shotgun sequence DNA region contains:
- the CLDND1 gene encoding claudin domain-containing protein 1 — translation MDNRFATAFVIACVLSLISTIYMAASIGTDFWYEYRSPVQENSSDLNKSIWTDFASDEADEKTYNDALFRYNGTVGLWRRCITIPQNTYWYSPPERTESFDMVTKCMSFTLNEQFMEKFVDPGNHNSGIDLLRTYLWRCQFLLPFVSLGLMCFGALIGLCACICRSLYPTIATGILHLLAGLCTLGSVSCYVAGIELLHQKLELPENVSGEFGWSFCLACVSAPLQFMASALFIWAAHTNRKEYTLMKAYRVA, via the exons ATGGATAACCGTTTTGCTACAGCATTTGTAATTGCTTGTGTGCTTAGCCTCATTTCTACCATCTACATGGCAGCCTCAATTGGCACAGACTTCTGGTATGAATATCGAAGTCCAGTTCAAGAAAATTCCAGTGATTTGAACAAAAGCATCTGGACCGACTTTGCTAGTGATGAGGCAGATGAGAAGACTTACAATGATGCACTTTTCCGATATAATGGCACGGTGGGATTGTGGAGACGGTGTATCACTATACCCCAGAACACATACTGGTATAGCCCACCGGAAAGGACAG AGTCATTTGATATGGTCACAAAATGTATGAGTTTCACGCTAAATGAGCAGTTCATGGAGAAATTTGTTGATCCTGGAAACCACAATAGTGGGATTGATCTGCTTCGGACCT ATCTTTGGCGTTGCcagtttcttttaccttttgtTAGTCTAGGTTTGATGTGCTTTGGGGCTTTGATTGGACTTTGTGCTTGTATCTGCCGAAGCTTGTATCCCACCATTGCCACAGGCATTCTCCATCTCCTTGCAG GTCTGTGTACACTGGGCTCAGTGAGTTGTTACGTTGCTGGAATCGAACTACTCCACCAGAAGCTAGAGCTGCCTGAGAATGTGTCCGGTGAATTTGGATGGTCCTTCTGCCTGGCTTGCGTCTCAGCTCCCTTACAGTTCATGGCTTCTGCTCTCTTCATCTGGGCTGCTCATACCAACCGGAAAGAGTACACCTTAATGAAGGCATATCGTGTGGCCTGA
- the GPR15 gene encoding G-protein coupled receptor 15 isoform X1: protein MDPVMAPEATLAYPDYFYATSPDPDIKETYSHVTYTSVFLPIFYAAVFLIGALGNLILMSALHFKQGSRRLIDIFIINLAASDFIFLVTLPLWVDKEASLGLWRTGSFLCKGSSYMISVNMHCNVFLLTCMSVDRYLAIVCPATSRKFRRRDCAYGVCASVWFISCLLGLPTLLSRELTLIDGKPYCAEKRATSIKLAWALVALIFTFFAPLVSIVTCYCCITKKLCVHYQQSGKHNKKLRKSIKIIFIVVAAFVCSWLPFNTFKLLAIVSGLQQELSFSSAFLQQGMEVTGPLAFANSCVNPVIYYIFDSYIRRAIVRCLCPCLKNYDFGSSTETSDLTKALSNFIQAEDFARRRKRSVSL from the coding sequence ATGGACCCAGTGATGGCCCCAGAAGCCACCTTGGCTTATCCAGATTATTTCTATGCCACAAGCCCAGATCCAGATATCAAGGAGACCTACTCTCATGTTACTTATACATCAGTCTTCCTTCCTATCTTTTACGCAGCTGTGTTCCTGATTGGAGCGTTGGGGAACCTCATACTCATGAGCGCGCTGCATTTCAAACAGGGCAGCCGAAGGCTCATCGACATCTTTATCATCAACCTGGCTGCCTCTGACTTCATCTTCCTCGTCACTTTGCCTCTCTGGGTGGATAAAGAAGCATCTTTAGGACTGTGGAGGACAGGCTCTTTCCTGTGCAAAGGCAGCTCCTACATGATCTCAGTCAACATGCACTGCAATGTTTTCTTGCTCACCTGCATGAGTGTGGACCGCTACCTGGCCATCGTGTGTCCAGCCACATCCAGGAAGTTCAGAAGGAGAGACTGTGCATATGGAGTCTGTGCCAGCGTCTGGTTTATCTCCTGCCTCCTGGGGTTACCTACTCTTCTGTCCAGGGAGCTTACCCTGATTGATGGTAAGCCATACTGTGCAGAGAAGAGGGCCACTTCAATTAAACTGGCTTGGGCCCTGGTGGCCTTGATTTTTACATTCTTTGCCCCTCTGGTGAGCATTGTGACCTGCTACTGTTGCATCACAAAGAAGCTGTGTGTTCATTACCAGCAGTCGGGAAAGCATAACAAAAAGCTGAGGAAGTCCATCAAGATCATCTTTATTGTGGTGGCAGCCTTTGTCTGCTCCTGGCTACCCTTTAATACTTTCAAGCTCCTGGCCATTGTCTCCGGGTTGCAACAAGAACTCTCCTTTTCCTCAGCTTTTCTCCAGCAGGGCATGGAGGTGACTGGGCCCTTGGCATTTGCCAACAGCTGTGTCAATCCTGTCATTTACTATATATTTGACAGCTACATCCGCCGGGCCATTGTGCGCTGCTTGTGTCCTTGCCTGAAGAACTACGACTTTGGGAGCAGCACCGAGACATCAGACCTCACCAAGGCTCTCTCCAACTTCATTCAGGCAGAAGATTTTgccagaaggaggaagaggtcTGTGTCCCTCTAA
- the GPR15 gene encoding G-protein coupled receptor 15 isoform X2: MSALHFKQGSRRLIDIFIINLAASDFIFLVTLPLWVDKEASLGLWRTGSFLCKGSSYMISVNMHCNVFLLTCMSVDRYLAIVCPATSRKFRRRDCAYGVCASVWFISCLLGLPTLLSRELTLIDGKPYCAEKRATSIKLAWALVALIFTFFAPLVSIVTCYCCITKKLCVHYQQSGKHNKKLRKSIKIIFIVVAAFVCSWLPFNTFKLLAIVSGLQQELSFSSAFLQQGMEVTGPLAFANSCVNPVIYYIFDSYIRRAIVRCLCPCLKNYDFGSSTETSDLTKALSNFIQAEDFARRRKRSVSL, translated from the coding sequence ATGAGCGCGCTGCATTTCAAACAGGGCAGCCGAAGGCTCATCGACATCTTTATCATCAACCTGGCTGCCTCTGACTTCATCTTCCTCGTCACTTTGCCTCTCTGGGTGGATAAAGAAGCATCTTTAGGACTGTGGAGGACAGGCTCTTTCCTGTGCAAAGGCAGCTCCTACATGATCTCAGTCAACATGCACTGCAATGTTTTCTTGCTCACCTGCATGAGTGTGGACCGCTACCTGGCCATCGTGTGTCCAGCCACATCCAGGAAGTTCAGAAGGAGAGACTGTGCATATGGAGTCTGTGCCAGCGTCTGGTTTATCTCCTGCCTCCTGGGGTTACCTACTCTTCTGTCCAGGGAGCTTACCCTGATTGATGGTAAGCCATACTGTGCAGAGAAGAGGGCCACTTCAATTAAACTGGCTTGGGCCCTGGTGGCCTTGATTTTTACATTCTTTGCCCCTCTGGTGAGCATTGTGACCTGCTACTGTTGCATCACAAAGAAGCTGTGTGTTCATTACCAGCAGTCGGGAAAGCATAACAAAAAGCTGAGGAAGTCCATCAAGATCATCTTTATTGTGGTGGCAGCCTTTGTCTGCTCCTGGCTACCCTTTAATACTTTCAAGCTCCTGGCCATTGTCTCCGGGTTGCAACAAGAACTCTCCTTTTCCTCAGCTTTTCTCCAGCAGGGCATGGAGGTGACTGGGCCCTTGGCATTTGCCAACAGCTGTGTCAATCCTGTCATTTACTATATATTTGACAGCTACATCCGCCGGGCCATTGTGCGCTGCTTGTGTCCTTGCCTGAAGAACTACGACTTTGGGAGCAGCACCGAGACATCAGACCTCACCAAGGCTCTCTCCAACTTCATTCAGGCAGAAGATTTTgccagaaggaggaagaggtcTGTGTCCCTCTAA